Genomic segment of Paenibacillus sp. FSL R5-0912:
GCAAGACATCCTTACCCTCATTGAGGAACTGTACAAACTGGCTCGCGCCGCCCTCATAAAAGAACTCATCCTGCCGCCCGCTCCGCTCATCGCTGAGGTTGATCCGCAGGCCCGAGTTCAGGAAGGCGATCTCCTGCACCCGTTCCGCAAGTGTATCGTAATTCAGTGAAATGCCAGTCGGGAAGACGCGAATATCCGGCTTGAAGGTGATCTTCGAACCGGTCTTATTCGTATTTCCCAGTACCTCAAGGCCAGTCACAGGCTCGCCGACATGTTCTTTCCCGTTTTTGTCGACCCAATATTCGAAGCGTTGCCGGTGGATCTTGCCTTCACGGTAAATCTCCACTTCCAGCCACTCGGACAAAGCATTGGTTACTGATGCCCCTACGCCGTGCAGACCGCCCGATTTCTTATAGCCGGAGCCTCCGAATTTACCACCCGCATGCAGAATGGTGAAAACAACCTGCGGAGTCGGCACTCCCGTCTTGTGCATTCCGGTCGGAATTCCCCGTCCGTTGTCAATTACGGTGACCGATCCGTCCTTGCGGAGTGTGATATCAATCTTCGAGCAAAACTTGGCCAAATGCTCATCTACGGCATTGTCCACTATTTCCCATACTAAATGGTGCAGTCCCGAGGAACTCGTACTGCCAATATACATGCCGGGCCGTTTGCGGACCGCAACCAGACCTTCGAGCACCTGAATGTCGTCAGCATCGTATCCAGTCCGGCCAACTTCGGCGTTCTTAGAGACTTTTGCAAACATATCGATCTGTTCGAGCATTCATGCTCCTCCTTCTTGTGTCACTATCTCTATAAAATGCAAACAAACGTTTTCGTTCACTTTGTACATTCTAATTCAAAATATCCCGTTTCGTAAAGACGGCGAATGAAATGATTACTGCAGCCAGTCCCCAAATCGCCAATACCGCCATCGAAAATGCCAGTGTCATGCCCTCAATCGGTGCGGGAGTACCTGCTAAATACCCGGTAAGCCCCATATTAACCATAAATAAATATTTGGCCGCAGTCCAGGCTGAAGCCATATTCGTCAGGATCGTGCCTGCAATCAGCGCCGCCATCATCACCACGATACTGGCTGCCGTACTGCGTACCAGAACCGACACCATGAAGGCCAGCAGAGCAACAACTACGCTGACGAACCAGATCAGACCGCCCTGCATCAGCAGGTATTTCCATTGCGGCACGGCGTGAACCGTGGTCATATCGACCGTATCCCCGCTTAGCTGAAAGCCAGTGAACACCGGAACATCGAATCCTTTATATCCAAAAGCCAGCCCTGACACCAGGTAGCTGATGATAAAAGCAGACAGGACGATTAAGGAGACAAACATCATGAGGGCCGTCATTTTACTGAACAGCACCTTCCAGCGTTTGACCGGACGCGTCAGCAGCATCTTGATCGTTCCTGTTGTTCTCTCTCCTGAGACCAGATCCGAGGCCACCGCCATAATCAGCAGAGGAATGAACAGGGATACGGAATTGTCCAGAAACTCACGGGTAAAGGTAACGCCGCTTGGCTCGTTCGGGTTCACATCGTGATCCAGATAATACTGCAGCTGCTGAACAAAAATCCTCCGGTATGACTTCCATTCTTCCGGAATCCGGTCGCTGCCGAGGGAGTTCTGGTTATCGGTAATCTGCTGCTGGACCTCCAGCCTCCAGTCAGAGTTAAACTTATCCCGGCTCCGTTCTGCTATCCGCATCTGTGCATAGGTAAACATAGGCACAAGCACAAGCAGAATCAGCAGGATGACATAAAACCGTTTCTTTTTTATGATTTTGAGGCACTCATTGCGGATGAGCGGCAGCAGGTTAGTCAATAGTTTCACCTTCCGTTAGCTTCAAGAATAGCTGTTCCAGTGTTGGGTTGATTTTATGCACAGCCCGGACCTCCACCTCATCTGTAACCAGTACGGCGACAATTTCCGGGATTAGCTCCTCTTCCATAACCGTGATCAGGGAATTCTCTCCCATGCCTGCGATAATGGAGTCGTCCAGTGTTACCTCATCCAGCTCCAGCAGACGGATATCCGGCCGGCTGTTTAATAGTTCTCTTGCCTGCTTCAGCGGCTCCAGCTCCCACAGGACGTATGGAGAATTGCGGGCAACGAGCTCGTCCACACCGCCCACGGCGAGTACCCGCCCTTTACTGATGATCGCCACACGGTCGCACAGCAGCTGAATCTCGCTCAGCAGATGGCTGGAGACGAACACGGCCAGCCCTTCATCCGCCAGCTTGCGGATGAATTCGCGCAGCTCCTTGATGCCCTTCGGGTCCAGGCCGTTCGTCGGCTCATCGAGAATCAGCAGCCGTGGCCGGCCCAAGAGTGCCTGGGCAATGCCCAGCCGCTGGCGCATCCCCAGTGAATACGTGCTCACCTTGTCATGAATTCGCTGATCCAGCCGTACAATATCCACAACCTCGGCAATCCTCGCCTTGTCCACACCGGGCTGCATGCGGGCGAAATGCTGCAGGTTCTCCCAGCCTGTCAGATAGGTATATACCTCGGGATTTTCGACGATGGAGCCTACGTATTGCAATGCTTTTTCCGGGTCACGGTTTACATTGTAGCCGCAGACGGTAATTGTTCCTTCACTTGGCCGGATCAGGTCAACCAGCATACGAATTGTCGTTGTTTTGCCGGCACCATTGGGACCCAGGAAACCGAATATCTCGCCTTTCCGGACGTCAAACGTAACATCATCTATGATCCATTTACGGCCTATTTTTTTGCGGACCCCTTGTACGGACAGGACTACCTCCCCTGAGGCTTCTTGCATTGGTTTAGCCATCGATATCCAACTCCTTGCTGCACTCATTTCTGTTCACAATGCTCCTGTTCTGGCTCCATTCCAATCCCTGTGTTCCTTACTAGTGCACAGCTTGTACAATCCGTTCACTTATCCGCTGATAACCGTCCCCGTTGGGGTGGAAATGATCATTCGAGAGATACTTGTTCAGATGCCGGTTGAACAAATCGAAGGTCGGAACGAGTGTCATATTGCTATGGGTGTTGATGATATCCATCGCTGCATTGTTCCAGGCAGTTACAGCCTGATTGCCCGGAACCAGCAGGTCCGCAATATCTCCGAAGGGATTATACAATCCCACGTAATAAATCTGTGCCTGCGGATTAATCCCGGCAATGGTGTCAAGAATACTGCCCAGCCGCCCCGATGCATCAGGCAGAGCCGAGAGCAGAGACTCGGGAGTCAATTCGTCGGTGGAGGCTGTAGGCACGGGTGCTGAACCTTCTACCGTGTTATTCGCAGCGGATTCAGTCCCGAGCGGTGCTATTCCGTTCGTAGGATTCTCCGTATCTGCTGACGATGCTGCCTCTCCGCTACTGCTGCCTGATCCCATAATATCCGAGCCTCGGAACAGGTCATTGCCGCCTATAGAGATCAGGATTACATTCGCCTGGCGCAGCGCGTACTGTACACCCTCCTCCTGAAGCTTGCTCTGCAGTCCGGCTGTGGTTAAGCCGTTAATGCCCATGTTGCCGAGCAGCTCCGCCTTGCCTCCGTCCGCCGATAACGCCTCCAGCGTACGCTTCACAAACCCCTGTCCGGAATTGTCGCCGGTCCCTTTGGCCAGAGAATCCCCCAGCGCCAGTATGTTCAATTCATCCGTTGCCGCTGCTGTCGGTGCAGCTGTTTCCTGCGGGAGGGAAGACAGGAGTGTCTCCCCTTTGGGGTTGATAATATCGCTTACCGCGTACACAAACCCTATAATTAAAAGTAAAGTTGCCAGGATGGATACCAGGCCCACTGCCCTCCAGGTCCATTTGGAATCGTTCAATGCTATCCCTCCGTATGCCGATCTATTCTCCATTGTTCCACATTTTACAAACTTCTTAACTATGTAGATAAACATAATTCTTCTTTGCTTAATTTGCAAATAAAGCGGGGGGTTTAGGTGATGGGCGCGGCTGCGGTGATTTTGGGCTTCCGGCCGCTGTTGTCCGCTCCTACAGTTCCAAAATCCCCTCCGCCGCTTCCACCTAAACGGTGTGGAGCAGGCAGGGCGGCACTATAGCGCTGCGCTGATCGTGCGAAACCGCAAAGCTCCATCCACTCTCACAAGTGGAAAAATGTATCTAAAATTCGTCAATTTCTGAGCAGTGGACGGAAGCAAGTGGATAAACAACATCTAATAATGTAAGTTTTCGCTACTTTGGGTGAAAGGACATAATTTAAGTGTTGTTTTTCCAACTATGGTTTTAACGCGGTCCATTGCTTCTTCAGCAGATGGACAAAATCCAACTAATTTCATTTCCCAGCAAAGCCCGGGCCTATCGAGTTCATTCTTCAAGTGTCATTCCCGCTCCACTATTATCCACCATAGACGATTGTGATATTTCCTAAACCTCAAAAAAAGTCCCCCGGCAAGCCGGAGGACGAGTGAAGCCTTACAAATGAAGCATAAGAGGTTAGTTGATTTACGTTGAGTTGTTATATTATTTACCGATGAATTCTTGAACCCAGTAATTATTGTCAAAGCCTACGCCGATGTAGTTGAAATTCGTACTCAGAATGTTAGCCTTATGGCCCGGGCTGTTCATCCAGGCAGTCATAACTTCCTGCGGCGTTTTCTGGCCCATTGCGATATTCTCTCCGGCTGCCTGATAAGTAATACCGAACGCGGACATCATATCAAAAGGCGATCCATAGGTCGGGGAAGTATGGGAGAAATAGTTGTTCGTACGCATATCCGTAGCCTTGGCCGCTGCCACTTTGTTCAGGCTGTCCAGTGCGGAGACAGGAGCCAGTCCTGCAGCAGCGCGTTCTTTGTTCACCAGGGCTACAACCTGCTGAATGTAGCTTGAAGCGCTGTCTGCGACAGCTGGAGCTGGTGTAGCTACTGGCTTAGCTGTGGCCACAGGGGCAGCCGTCGGTGCTGGTGTAACAGCAGGCTTAGCCGTTGCTACTGGCGCAGCTGTGGCTACTGGTCTAGCTGTCGCTACTGGTACAGCGGTAGCCACTGGCTTAGCTGTTGCTGCCGGGGCTGTCGCTACCGGATTCTTATAAATAACGGTTTGGGATACGGTGAACGTATTCCCGTCAAATACAAATGCCTTCGAATTGTACTGTGTGAAATATTCCATGAATTTTGCGAAATTCGTATCTGAAGCGGTTGCCGTAGTGGCTCCAGCTGCTGCGCTTGCCTGTAATGGAAGTGAAATGCTAAGTGCCATAACAGCGGCTACACTTCCACCTATCATTGCTCTTAAAGTCTTGCTTTTCATTCTGCCATCTCCTTATTCTTGTTGTAGAATTACCTGGCTGCCGAGAGTTGCGGACATCAATTGTTACAAAGTTGTAATTTGTTCCTCAGTCATTGTAACATAAAAGTTCCCGCTGTGCGCTTCTAAATTATGACATTTCCCTTCAGGCCTGAGGCTTGTCCGTTCCTCTACAAAAAAGTGGAAACGGCTTGCCGTTCCATAATAAGGACGGTACCGTTTCAGCGAGAAATAGTAGGATAATCTATAGAGCGTGAAGCATATACATTCTTATATTTCAAGAAACCGTCCTCTTCAGAACGGTCGCATGTTCTTATAGTTAATATCGGCATTTCACCGGCCGCCGCTTAATGAAAGGACTGCCAGAATTCCCCTTCTGTCGAGATCAGGCCCATAATTTCGGCATACGGAATCCGGAATGTTGGAAAGCCCGCAGCATACGGAGCAATTTCATAAGGGGCAAAATAGAGATACAGCGCTTCGCCATCTACATAAAAAGGCTGGTCAGCCGTAATGCCTTTGTACGTATCCGGAAAAACATAGGAATACTGCGGATCATTCGCAATCTGTTTTCCGACAATATCACTGAGTTTCTGCACATATCTGCTGCCAGGCTTGAACAGATCACTCAGCGTGTAAAATTTGCCGTTGCGCAAATTGATATGCTCATAGAGCATTGTCGGCATCCCATGTGCCGCCCCAAATGGAAAGCGGTATCCGCTGAGTTCCAGTACCAGCAGATTCTTGCGGAAGAAGGATACGGCAAAATCTCCCGTATAGCTGAAATCCTGCCCCGCTCCCCCAGTTCCCGCACCTTCTGCGAGTGAGAGACTGCGCAGCTTGTCATTGACGGCTCTGGACACTTCGGAGATGGCAATACCTTCCACGACCGGATAGTAGACCAGGTAATCCCTGTTCGGTTTATATTTCTTCTCCAGCACGGAATACGGCGGTCTGAGCGGAATGACCCCATTTTGCCGCCAAACCTGCTTGCCTCTGCGGTCATAGTAGGCAGTACGCTGGTCTACATCCGCACGGATCAGGTTGCCGCTGAAGGATAGCGATCCTGAGCCGGCAATGACCGGCGGCTGGGCAGCTTTTTTACCGCTTTTATCGATAAAATACGTATCCTTGGCATCATACACCGACGCTAGCCCGTTCTGATAATTGTTCACCCCGAGCAGCGGATGGGTACTGAGAATTCTTCCTGTAAGCGCATCTGCGATCACATAGCGTGAGCCCCGGTACGGCTGATCGGCATAAAGTGGAGTTCCCAGCGCAACCCGGTTCTCACCAAGCTGCTGGACTTCATAGTAAGTTGCCGGAATAATGGCTTTGCCCTGCTTGTCGATCAGGCCATAAGCATTACCGTAATTCTCTGCTGTGTTGATTACCGCACGCCCTTCGGAGAAAGGCAAGGCTGCTGTAAACTGCGGCTGGATGGCAATGCTGCCGTCTGTGTGGAGGTAACCGTATTTCCCGTTCTCTGTAGCCTGAAAAGCCAGCAGACCCTCCCCCGGATACCCCACGAATGGATATTTGTACGTATGCAGCACCGTTCCCTGGGGATCAATCAGCGCGTACTCACCCTCAGCGACTTTGACCAGAGCCGTTCCGTCATTGAAATCCCCGGCATCCAGATACACCGCTGGCAGCACCTCTTTGCCTTGGGCATCCAGATATCCGTAGTATGAGTTCCCCCCGGTTGTATTCTGCTTGGAGAACAGCGCGCGGCCTTCATGCAGCGAATTCAGATAGTCATACCGCGCGGACGTGACCTCTTTGCCTTTTTCATCAATAAAAGTGTAGCCCTTAGCATCCGAAACCACAGCCCGCCCTTCGGCAAACGGAGCAATAAAGGAATATAGCGGTTTGACCTTCTCCCGCCCGGAGCTGTCAATCAGGCCGCTGTAATTCTTGCGCTGCACTACCGCCAGGCCATTCTCCTGGAAATCCTCCGCATAGTCGTATCTGGGCTCGATCACAGTTCGTCCGTCGTTATTAATGTAGCCCCACAGGGTTCCCTCTTTAAGCTTAAAAGGAGCCGGGTGCAGCAGCTCCGCCCGCAGCCCGCTGGCATCTACCTCCGGAAGGATGATAAGCGCCTCCAGCGGCTTTTTGGAGTAGTCTACGCGGTATAATCCCGCTTCTGCCGGGATCGTCACGAACAGCTCATCATCCGCTCGGATGAAATCCTCCTCCTGCTGCGAAATAGCCTCATTCCAGCCGATCCCGTCCCACCGCCATACCTCCGCCATAATCAGACCATTGTCATTCTCTTTTCCCAGCTCGTTCAGCTTAATCCTCAGCATTCTGTCGCTCTCCCTTACAAAGGCATTTGCCTATAGAATATGAGAGTGAGGGGGAAAGGGTGTTTATGTGCCTGGGGCTGCCGAGACGCTTGAGTATGAGCGTCAACGTGAGCGTGGAATACGTTAAGAGCGTCGAATGCATTAAGAGCGTGAGGGCATACATGCGTTAAAAGATTAGGAAAGGTGCGGCCGTAACTGCGGTGAATGTTTGGACTTCCGGCCGCTGTTAGGTTTGGATTTCCTGATTTTGACCGCGTTCGCGGTAGAAATCCAAACCTAAAGGCGGACGCTATCGCTCCTACAGTTCCAAACTTCCCCTCCGTTACTCTCCACCTTTCTGCAGCAAAACCAAGGTCACTGGCACAAACTACATCAAAGCATAAACTGCAACCCTAAGAGCAGCACAAAAACACCCTTTCAGAGGGTGTTAGCCGGATGTTCAAGGGCTGCTTCGCCTGCCCTTTCACTTGTTATTGGGGTTCTGCAGCTACGTGCGCTGGCATTGGAGAGAAAAAAGAGCAACTTCACTATCACTACTTCCTCTTCAATATAAAATCCTGCACCAAATACAACATTTATACACCTGGTTACTTTTCGGGTGTGCTGCACACTTAAGTGTGCAGATATTTGGCATGGTTGTGGAGCAACGTTGCGACAAAATCAACAATCTCAAAGCAAAAGGCGTTTGCGAAATACCGCAAACGCTTAAGATGCTCCCTCCCACCCCGGTGAGGTGATGGGAGTAACGAAGGTAAAGTTTGGAACTGGAGGTACGGCAGCACCATTCTTGCATTCAATCGAAATGTGAGATGGACTATGAACTGTTAACCTATATAAGGTAAGAGTAACGGAGGAGATTTTGGAACTGTAGGAGCGATAGCGTCCGCCTGAAAGCTTTCCAAAGGAAAGCTCACTTCGGAAGCATACTCTTGTTTGGATTTCTACCGCAAACAGCGGAATAAAATCAGGAAATCCAAACCTAACAGGGGCCGGAAGTCCAAAACTCACCGCAGTTACGATCATACCTGATATTTAAGATTTCCAGTTCATTTTACATCTTACATGGACATTGAATGCAAGAAATCCGGGTGCACCAGCACCCGGAAGTCCAAACATTCACCGCAGCTACGGCTAATCACCGAACCACAATTATTTCTTCGAAGAATATTTACGCATATCGAACGAGACAGCTGCGATGATGATGAGGCCTTTGATGATCAGCTGGTAGTAAGGGCTGATGCCGATAAAGGTCAGACCGTAGTTGATCAGGGTGAAGATGATAACACCGACCAGGACACCCGGCACAGTACCGATACCGCCTGTTGTGGATACGCCGCCGACTACGCAAGCCGCGATGGCATCAAGCTCGTACATGTTACCATAGTTGTTGGTAGCGCCGCCTGTTCTTGCAGCTTCAAGCACACCGGCCAGACCGTAAAGGGCACCAGCGATAGCGTAGATGTAGATCAGGTTCTTGGAAACGTTGATACCGGAAACCTTAGCAGCCTGCATGTTGCCGCCGATAGCGTACATGTTCTTACCCAGTTTGGTTTTGTTGAACAGCACCCAGACCACGGCCGCGACCGCCAGGGCTATGAGAACGATGTAAGGTATTGAATATTGGCCGCTGCCGATAAAGCCGGAGCCGATTTTGGTGAAGTCAGGACGCAGACCACCGATTGGCTGCGATTGGTTAGGGTCCATATCGAAGTACAGGGAGTTAAGTCCGTACACGATGAGCATGGTACCCAGGGTAGCGATAAATGGCGGTACATTCAGCTTGGAGACAATGATACCATTGACGAGACCGCAGAGCAGACCGGCAACAATGGCAATCAGGATGGGAAGCCATACTTGGACCTGCGGCATATCAGGGAAGAACCGGCGTGAGTAATCCGGTATCTGGAGCATGGAGGCGGAAATAACCGCCGTGAAACCAACTACCCGGCCTGCTGACAAGTCGGTACCCGCTGTGATGAGGATAAAGGCTACCCCCAGCGCGATAATTACGCGTGTTGACGACTGAATCAGTACGTCACGCAGGGTGTTGATGGACATGAAGCTTGGTTCATATATGATGATCCCCATAATCAGCAGTATCAGCACGATGTAAATTGCGTTTTGAGTCACAAAGGACTGAGCTTTTTTAACGTTCATTAGTAGTGATCCCCCTTAAAATTACGCGAGCATATTCTCCTATCCGTACTCCTTAATGCTGTGCAGCGAGACGCATAACTTCGGTTTCCGTAGCTTGCTCGCCTTCTAATATTCCTGTAAGCCGTCCTTCCGACATCACCATTACACGGTCAGACATGCCCAGCAGCTCAGGCATTTCCGAAGAAATCATGATAATGCTCTTACCCTGCTTCGCCAGATCAGCAATAATCGTATAGATTTCAAATTTGGCACCAACGTCGATACCTCGGGTCGGCTCATCCAGCAGCAGGACTTCAGGCTCTGTAAGCAGCCATCTAGCCAGCAGCACCTTTTGCTGATTTCCGCCGGAAAGATTCATAATTTGTGTTTTGGTTGTTGGTGTTTTGGTACGCAGCTTCTCGATCATTTTATCGACTTCTTCTTTCTTCTTTTTGCCGTTAAGCAGGAAGTAAGGCGTCTTATAATGGTCAAGGTTGGCGATTGCCCCGTTTTCATGCACGGACAATACCGGGAAGATACCGGTTACACGGCGTTCCTCTGTCAACAGGGCCAGGCCATGCTTCTTGGCATCCTGCGGCGAATTGATCTTCACCTTCTTGCCTTCAATGGAGATGGAGCCGGATTTAATGGCGCGGAGACCGAATAAGGCTTCGATAACCTCTGTTCTCTGCGCACCCACGAGACCGCCAACACCGAGAATTTCACCACGTCTCAGCTCAAAGGATACATCTTTGAATGATCTTGGCTCCGGTGAGGTCAATCCTTCCACCTTCATGTAGACTTCGCCCGGAACATTTGTGCGTTCAGGGAATCGGTTAGTAAGGTCACGGCCGACCATTTTGGAGATAATCAGATCTGTGGTAAGCTCGGCCGAAGGCCAGGTGCCGATCTTTTTACCGTCACGCATGATGGTTACTTCATCAGAAATCTCCAGAATTTCTTCCATCTTGTGAGATATATAGATAATAGCTACGCCTCTTTTTTGCAGATCCCGGATAATCCGGAACAAATGCTCAACTTCTACACTAGTTAAGGAAGAGGTTGGTTCATCCATGACAATGACGCGTGAATGAAAAGAGACAGCCTTCGCGATTTCAATGGATTGGACCTTGGATACGGACAGCTTGCCCACCAAAGTTTCGGGATTCAGATCGATATCCAGATCTTTAAATAAATTTTCCGTGTCCGTGAACATTTTTTTGTGGTCAATGAACTGAATCGGCCCGATGCCCTTGGTCGGAAAACGTCCTAGCCAGATGTTCTCCATGACGCTGCGGAAAGGTACCGGGTGCAGCTCCTGGTGAATCATCGAAATTCCGTGCTTAAGTGCATCGTTGGAGTTAGAGATGGTGGCCTTTTGGCCATCCAGGAAGATCTCACCGGCATCCGGTGAATAGATTCCAAAGAGACATTTCATCAGTGTCGATTTGCCTGCACCGTTCTCGCCCATAAGTGCATGAACCGAACCCGGTCTTACCTTTATGCTGACTCCGTCCAGCGCCTTAACGCCGGGAAATTCTTTAGTAATGCCGTTCATTTCCAGCAAAAACTCAGCATTTGCCATGTTGTTACGCCCCCTACGCTTTTTTTCTTTTTCCATGAGAGGCACAGCGGTTCCATCCTGTTCCCTACCCGAAAGGAATTCCGGAGAGCGGGTGACCACTCTCCGGGATTTTTGTTTATGAAGCTTATCTGTATCTGGAGCAATCTAACGATTATTGAGCGTCAGCTACATTGTCTTTAGTGATCTTTTTGTAGGAGATCCATACGTATTGGTTGTCAGTGATGTCGAAGCCTACGGTTTCTTTGGTAGGTGTTTCGCCTTTAGCCAGCAGGGACGCCAGGACGATTGCCGCTTTACCCTGATTGTTAGCGTCGTTCAGTACAGTACCGAGCATAGTGCCGTCTTGCAGCGCTTGAACCGCTGGAGCAGTTGCATCAACGCCTACTACCGGCATGTATTTGTCGCCAGTGAAGTATCCTTGAGCTTTCAGAGCTTCAATTGCACCGAGAGCCATGTCATCGTTGTTGGCAAGAACGGCTTCAATCTTGTCGCCGTGGGAGCCGAGGAAGGCTGCCATTTTTTCCTGTCCTTTTACGCGATCCCACATTGCAGTATCTTCAGCCAATTTCTCAACCTTGATGCCGGCATCTTCGATAGCCTGGATGGAGTAGGTGGTACGCAGCTCAGCATCCTGGTGTCCCGGTTCGCCTTTGAGCATTACGTATTGCAGCACGCCGTCGCCGTTCTTGTCAGCTTCAGGGTGAGCCTTCCAGTAGTCAACAATCAGCTGGCCGGACATCGTACCGGACTCTTCTGCTTTTGCGCCTACATAATAAACTTTATCCCATTTCTTCATATCTTCAGGAAGCGGTTCGCGGTTCAGGAATACAACCGGAATGTCAGCTGTTTTTGCTTTGTCGATGATAACACCTGCAGCTGTGCGGTCAACCGGGTTGATCAGCATGCCGTCATATTTTTTGGTGACGAACAAATCCACCTTGTCATTTTGTGTAGGCTGGGAGTTCTGGCTGTCTACAATATCTACAGTGGCGATGCCTTTGGCAGCAGTATCAATGGCGTTTCGGACACCCGTCATGAAAGTATCATCAAATTTGTAGATCGCTACGCCAACCTTTGGAGTTTCAGCAGCTGAACCAGAGTTTGCAGTTGCAGGAGCGTTGCCTGTGTTAGCTTTGTTACCAGTGTCAGCAGCGTTATTGTTGCCGCCGCAGCCTGCAAGAGCAGCACCCAGCAAAGCACTAGCAAGTAAAACGGAAGTGATTTTTTTCATAATCAATTGACCTCCTGAGGATATTTCTTTTTTGTTATCCCGGTGTGTCCCGGGTACATCCTTATTATGCCCTACATGAAAACGGTTGCGAATATAAAATACTACTCATTTTCATGAAAATTCTAATGTCTAAAATCTGATTTACTCCTATCTGACAAAAGGGAACAGCAGCTTCTGGTTCTCGGGCCATAGCATATTCTCCAGATCAATCAGCTTGGTACCAGTGTCCACCCGCTCTGGAATAGTCACACCTTCAAGCGCTTCTACGGCGTATTTTACGGCTAAATACCCGTTGCTGAAAGGGTTCTGGATCACGGTCGCCTGCACCGTGCCATCTTGCAGCGATTCCATCATGGAAGGGGAACTGTCAAACGCAACCATCTTTATGTTGCCCATTTTTAAGCTTTGTATGACTTTGGCTGCTCCCTGGGATGCTATTTCATTCAAGGTGGCAATCCCGCGCAGATTCGGATGCTTCTCCAGCATTTCCCGGGTCAGGGTCTCGGCCTCCATCGTGCTTGAGGAAGTGTAGGAGATCTGCACCACTTTGACATTCGGATAACGGGCTGCGTAATTGAGGAATCCTTTCTCGCGCTCATCCGCATCTCTGGCCCCGTAATCAATGCTGCCTGTAGACCCCGGGCCCGCATTCAAAGAGGAGTTGGTGAAATTGATAATTCCGACTTCGCCATATCCCTGCAAAAGCTGGATCAGCCTCTCCGCAGATTTCTGTCCCGCTTCATAACCGTTCGACCCTACATAGGCCTGTACCCTGGCTGATCCGACTTCCGCATCAACTGAAATCACAGGGATTCTGTAATATGCTGCCTGGTCTACGACCTGAGCCAGTCCCATATAGCTGCTGGCAGCGAGAATAATCACATCCGCCTTCTCTTTAATGGATTCCTCCACCATAACCACCTGCTCATCGATATCACTCTCCGAATCCGGCGCTTTGAACGTCAGCTTGACATTGAATTCCTTCGCTGCAGCTTCCGCTCCCAGCTTCACCGTATTCCAGTAATCCCCTTTATTCATCTTGACGATCAAATGAATATTGCGCGTCTTGTTCGTACTGATGTAAGCAGGTGACGAATTAAAGCAAGACGACACGGAGATCCAGAGCACCCCGCACAGCAGCAGAGTCAGCCAAAAACGTATGCTTCTCACCGGTTTGTCTCCTCCTTCTCCTCTTCCAGTCCTTCACCGGCCAGGCGGGCCGGGAATGTGATGGTGACGATTGTGCCTTCCTCAATTTCGCTCTGAAAAGCAAGCCCATATTCGCGGCCATAATATAAGCCGATCCGTTCATGAACATTCCG
This window contains:
- the mglC gene encoding galactose/methyl galactoside ABC transporter permease MglC — its product is MNVKKAQSFVTQNAIYIVLILLIMGIIIYEPSFMSINTLRDVLIQSSTRVIIALGVAFILITAGTDLSAGRVVGFTAVISASMLQIPDYSRRFFPDMPQVQVWLPILIAIVAGLLCGLVNGIIVSKLNVPPFIATLGTMLIVYGLNSLYFDMDPNQSQPIGGLRPDFTKIGSGFIGSGQYSIPYIVLIALAVAAVVWVLFNKTKLGKNMYAIGGNMQAAKVSGINVSKNLIYIYAIAGALYGLAGVLEAARTGGATNNYGNMYELDAIAACVVGGVSTTGGIGTVPGVLVGVIIFTLINYGLTFIGISPYYQLIIKGLIIIAAVSFDMRKYSSKK
- a CDS encoding sugar ABC transporter ATP-binding protein, whose protein sequence is MANAEFLLEMNGITKEFPGVKALDGVSIKVRPGSVHALMGENGAGKSTLMKCLFGIYSPDAGEIFLDGQKATISNSNDALKHGISMIHQELHPVPFRSVMENIWLGRFPTKGIGPIQFIDHKKMFTDTENLFKDLDIDLNPETLVGKLSVSKVQSIEIAKAVSFHSRVIVMDEPTSSLTSVEVEHLFRIIRDLQKRGVAIIYISHKMEEILEISDEVTIMRDGKKIGTWPSAELTTDLIISKMVGRDLTNRFPERTNVPGEVYMKVEGLTSPEPRSFKDVSFELRRGEILGVGGLVGAQRTEVIEALFGLRAIKSGSISIEGKKVKINSPQDAKKHGLALLTEERRVTGIFPVLSVHENGAIANLDHYKTPYFLLNGKKKKEEVDKMIEKLRTKTPTTKTQIMNLSGGNQQKVLLARWLLTEPEVLLLDEPTRGIDVGAKFEIYTIIADLAKQGKSIIMISSEMPELLGMSDRVMVMSEGRLTGILEGEQATETEVMRLAAQH
- a CDS encoding galactose ABC transporter substrate-binding protein — encoded protein: MKKITSVLLASALLGAALAGCGGNNNAADTGNKANTGNAPATANSGSAAETPKVGVAIYKFDDTFMTGVRNAIDTAAKGIATVDIVDSQNSQPTQNDKVDLFVTKKYDGMLINPVDRTAAGVIIDKAKTADIPVVFLNREPLPEDMKKWDKVYYVGAKAEESGTMSGQLIVDYWKAHPEADKNGDGVLQYVMLKGEPGHQDAELRTTYSIQAIEDAGIKVEKLAEDTAMWDRVKGQEKMAAFLGSHGDKIEAVLANNDDMALGAIEALKAQGYFTGDKYMPVVGVDATAPAVQALQDGTMLGTVLNDANNQGKAAIVLASLLAKGETPTKETVGFDITDNQYVWISYKKITKDNVADAQ
- a CDS encoding substrate-binding domain-containing protein; translation: MRSIRFWLTLLLCGVLWISVSSCFNSSPAYISTNKTRNIHLIVKMNKGDYWNTVKLGAEAAAKEFNVKLTFKAPDSESDIDEQVVMVEESIKEKADVIILAASSYMGLAQVVDQAAYYRIPVISVDAEVGSARVQAYVGSNGYEAGQKSAERLIQLLQGYGEVGIINFTNSSLNAGPGSTGSIDYGARDADEREKGFLNYAARYPNVKVVQISYTSSSTMEAETLTREMLEKHPNLRGIATLNEIASQGAAKVIQSLKMGNIKMVAFDSSPSMMESLQDGTVQATVIQNPFSNGYLAVKYAVEALEGVTIPERVDTGTKLIDLENMLWPENQKLLFPFVR